TGTAGTGTAATCTTTtaattaatcttttatttattacactAAACCTTAACTACAACTTGTTGTaatagttttcatattttttaagattttgttgctTAAATACTGAATCATGTTCTTAATGAACGTTggcataaattatttattattattttgcaattttttgttttattcctgGAAAATAATTATTCTTTTAATATAGAGCACGCACTGGATTTGATAAAAGTTCTTTGGCACGTTTGGAGCAACTATTTCGCAATACTGTGGGCAATGAAAAGGAGATACGTCGTGaagaattcaaaaaaattgttatctcaaaaaatgtaagtatgtttttgtattttttttcttggaaaTCATTTATATTAGTTAGGACAACAAACATAATCTGTTTGACATCAAGTCATTTAGATTAATggaaacaacaataattttgttGCTTGAAAgaacaattttgttgttttaactgaAGTGTTTTGGTTGTTAACTTtagtcatttaaattttattttgtttaaaaattgttatttgttttccttttatatttttagccaTTTTTCACCGAGCGTGTTTTTCAAATCTTCGATAAGGATAATTCGGGTTCTATATCACTGCAGGAATTTATTGATGCCATTAATCAATTCTCAGGACAATCGGCTGATGATAAAATACGTTTTCTTTTTAAGGTTTACGATATTGAtggtaaaaatttgtattttttataatttagaaaaaaaattaacaatttcgaAGAAAAACCCTTGTGGGTATATTGGCCCATTGCCGCAAAATAGTTCTTTTGAGGGAAAACCCAAGCGAatcttttaattgaatttttcgCCTTCTTATATAAAACCTAgattatgaaaaagttttgtaCTAATAAATCTTAGTTCAAGACCCCATGATAGGTAGATAGGGGTTCATTTAGGCAATTTAGAACgaacatttttattgttaaccCAATGCATCAAAAGCATCACATTCTATTACAATCATATAGAGGGAATGGCATCCGCTGATtaggcaacagcacctaggACTTCATCGGTAAACCAAGAACAAAGACATTCTTTATATCGGCATTCCAACCAAATCATTCTACGACCAATTCGAAAGAACAAGTCAAAGTCCGAAACTGTTTTCAGCGGGCCATAAGTTCTCATTAGATTCTCTGGACTGGCCACTAGTCAAATAGTTCCAAAAAGTCAACGACTTTATCAAATGACATCACTAGTTTAAAGTCCCTAGAGGTACCAGTAGCACCACGGTTTCCCAGAATTCCAATAATAACAAGATGAGGAAGGTTTCGTTTGGACTAGTCAAATGACATCACTATGACTAAATCGAAAGAACCATTATAATAACCGGAATAAGACAAAGTTCGAAACTCTTTCCCGCATGACATAAGTTCTCATTAGATTCTGTGGATTAGCCGCTAGTCAATTAGTTCCAAAAAATGACCTACTAGTCAAATGACATCACTAGTTTAAAGTCCGTAGAGATGAGGAAGGTTTCGTCAAGTTAACATTCCCTGCGCATGATCCCATTTAGAAGCCAGAAGAGACAATGTATTTTTTGCGAATGACAAGGCTAGAAAGGATTTGACACCTTTTCGTGGACAAGGAACATAATTTCCGTTTCTTATTAATCGAGGTTATATGCCGCGCTACTTAACGCGATAGAATGCGTCATCAAAGTGACGCCACAGGGGATTATCCGAATACTTATTAATCTGTCATCCATTCATCAGCAGAGTAGCACGGTCAGTGTTCCTGCCTTTCGATGGCAGTTGACTACCCAATTTCCGTTTCTTATGAAGTACTTAGTTCATCGATTATTTTAGAAGTCGTGGTAATGATAGATTCGTTAATTCCGCATTCGTTAGCCATTTAGGTTCCTAAGATGCGTCAACAAAGTGGTGTCTAAGTTGGAATGTCTGGTGAATGTAATTTAGAAGATAATTGGATCTTATCATGTTCTAGTTTAGAGACGTCAAAGGTAGATTTGTTCATTTTGCATTTGTGGACCATTTAAGTTCCTGGAATGCATCAACATAGTGACACCAGAGTGTAGTACGGTCAGAGGTCCTGCCATTCGATGGCAGTTGACTACCCAATTTCCGTGTCTTGTGAAGTTCTTACTTCGTCTATGATAGATTTGTTAATTCCGCATTCGTGTGGTGCCAGAGTGGtgcaattgagaaaataattgGATCTTATAGTTTAGAGATTTGATAGAAGTAAAACTCTTCATTAAGAAATTATAGCCTAAAATTCCTCCCTGGAAACGCCCGTTGCATTAGGGAATCTCGATCTAACTAGCTCTTTGTAAGATAATTCCTTTAGTCGTCTCGGAGTCTATGATTGCTAAGATCTATTGAATATATATAAGTGGTGGAGGGCATGGGAACGAACAGCTTGagatgttgattttttttattttgagtgTCTATGCGATTAAGCCTCAGTGCGTAGATGCAGTAGATCTAGGTGTATAGGACATATTGAACTTTTAGCATTTCGTTTTCATGGGAGTTTAGAGTTCAAAATTACGACATGATATTTGGCAACTATTCGAGAGGATCTCAATAAAGTAGGAAATCTAAATCACCCAAATGAAATCCAACCAAAGAGAATATTTAGGTATTCGAAAGCGATCGAAACCTCAAtagaatttataaacattttattcgaAATTTTGATCGTTTTCGAATACAAAGACGTGGGTCCGAAATTGACTTAAAGCTTGTTTAAATAAGAGGCATAATttccaacattttctataaacattaaATGGCAAACTTTCCTTGATAGTGTCCTTgattcttttattgtttttgaaaacaaaaaacaaaccgcCAAAGTAACAAAAGCgctttcattttagtttttaccttgattttatgaatttttatgagttttttgttattgtatttaaagACGATTAAATAAccatttattgatttattactTTAGGTGATGGTCTGATTCAGCACAAGGAATTACATGATGTCATACGTGCTTGTATGGAAGAGAACGGCATGGAATTCTCTGAAGATCaagtaagtttttcataatataaaggaaaaaaaaagacaaatacgATACAACGGTCCAAAGAATTATGATTTATTGGTTATGCTTATGAAAGAAATTTAATCGTAAAGTAAAAATGACCGACAAAAAAAAGACTTAAGACTGATCTGATCAAGTTGTAAGGGAAGTACAGAGTTGCCAGAAACTGCTAATCATAATTCTTATTAaagttttgcagtttttaatgCAATAATATTGTTTTCAGATAGAAGATCTCACCACTGCCATGTTCGAAGATGCTGATCCTCATAATCGTGGAGAAATTACCTATGAGGCCCTTAAAAATCAATTACACAAACATGGTGGTCTATTGGAGAATTTAAGTATAACGTATGATtgttttttctgaattttttatactttttaaaaataacttatttttttttgttgatatataACACTAGCATTGATCGCTGGTTGGTGCCCATGGCTCAGGAAACTCCTGTCAATAATAACAAAGTATCTTTTTGGCAACGTATACCCATACCGCATCAATTGACGCCAgcatatatgaaaaataatcaTGTTTTTGTTACGTATCTATTCATCTATATAGCGGTCAATGTATGTCTATTTGTATCGAGAGCTATACAATATAGAGCAAgtaatatatttgttatatttgctAGAGCATGTGGTGAGTAAGATGGTGGAAATGCCCCTTAATTCCATTTCatatagaaactttttaaactcGTTTCTTCCAGGTCaatgtttaaactttaattgtGCCTGGATTTTAGTGCTAATGCTGCGACATTCTCTCACCTATTTACGTTCTCGTGGCCTCTCCACCTATTTGCCGGTGGATAATCATATATATCTGCATAAATTAACGGGTATTGTGGTATCGGTTTTAAGTTTAGTACACACCATTATGCATCTTTTTAACTTTTCGCTGGTGGTGGTAAATGATCCCTTAATTAATAAGGCCAATTATACAATTGCTGAATGGCTGTTAACCGATAGACCGGGTCTGTTTGGCTTAGTACCGGGATGTGCCAATCCTACCGGAATAGCTCTATTCATTATACTTCTTATAATGTTTATATGTTCACAACCGTTTGTTAGACGTAAAGGTTCTTTTGAGGTTTTCTATTGGACCCATTTGTTGTATATACCATTTTGGATATTGGTCTTGTTTCATGGACCGAATTTTTGGAAATGGTTTTTTATACCGGGCATTGTGTATATAATCGAAAGAATTTTACGTTATGTTTGGATGAGAGGAGATCATGGTAAAACTTATATTAGTTCGGGTCTATTGTTGCCCTCCAAGGTTATCCACTTGGTGATAAAAAGACCCTATAACTTTAATTTTCGTCCGGGGGACTATGTTTTCGTTAATATACCAGCTATAGCCAATTATGAATGGCATCCGTTTACTATAAGTTCTGCTCCAGAGCAGGAGGATTATATGTGGTTACATATACGCACAGTGGGCGAATGGACCAATCgtttatatcaatattttgaaaaggAACAACAAAAGCTACACAATGGTGATATTATAGCCCACAAACAAGCCATACCCACCTCAAGTCTATTGCAAATCAATGAGGCCAACAATAAAAAACCTTCTGCCACTCCCCAAACCGATTTCTTAGCTCAAAATCTAGCCAAAATGCAGCATAGCTCCAGTTTTGATTCGTCTATGGTAACGAAAACTTTGCAACAATTACAAACTACTGGACCCAGCCGACCACCAAGACACAACTTTTCTCCGCCACGTCTGGCCACCGAAAGTGTAAGTGCTAGAGATACCCCGGATAGCAATGGCATCAATCGTATACGCAGTATTAAAAAGTCCTTACAGAGGACATTTTCTCGCAAGGAAAGTGGTGAAGAGAAAAGCAAACAGAAACGTCATTCGGGACATTCAAATGATGGTTATGTATCGGATGAATATGATTTGGAGGGAAGGCTGGAACAGGGACAACGTCAAAAGTTAAAGAagttaatgttaaataaaccgCCTTTAGAGAAAAGTGCTTCCTTGCCCGATATGGCAGTCAAGACCAAGAAAAGAGAAAGACAAAAAGCGTAAGTATTTAAGAGATAACATTAAAGCCATTGCATTATATatcaaatgaaaactttttagaCTATATGCCTTGGGACGTTCAGAATCTGAACATTCTTTCGATGAAACTCGTATAAGAAGagcaaaaatgcaaaatatgggTTCGGCCTATTTAAGTCCACAAAATAAATCGTTGGCACAAAGTTTCCGTTATATGCGCAATAAGCCCACTATAATTGCTTTTAAAACGCCCAGCATGGAAGAAAATGAACCAGAATTTGTGCAAAATGAAACAAATGGAAGAAACACTGAAGCTAATACACTAAAGGAAGCCGAAGAAGGAACTATAGTAAAAGGTAAATACGAAATATGAAAAAgttcaagaaaaataaaatggatCTTTTCACAGAACAAAGCATCATTAATATCAATGGCAAAGAGGATAAAACTGAATTTACTGTATCGAAACCTTTGGAGGTAAGtggttgtttaaataaaatcctaAGAATTTTCCCCACTTTTTTCTCCCGCCCTCCCTCTAACAATTAATCTATAAATCctataaaacatatatatatatatatgtccctaacacattttattacattacttacaaaacttattttgaagaaattaagttaaaacaaaagaaaactacaaacaCGTTTCCAAACTCTTTAGGATAATACGCATACAACAGCTAATGTAAACAATCGTGTGGGACGCTTGAGACGTCCCACATTTTTGCGTTCATTATCGACCTCTATTAAAAATCGGGGCAGTAATGGCAGCATGCCCACAAATGGCACAACTAACTCTGGTGGCAAGGTTACACTTGATGCAGGAGTATTAGAGGTTTGGGTCTTATTGTTTAACCTtagactttaaaaaatatatatggcaaataaataaacttcatttttttaattatttatattaaacatttttcctaaaattttctttgctaCCAAATAGATCTTTATTGATGGTCCCTATGGTGCCCCCTCTTCACATATATTCATGGCTCAACATGCTGTTCTAATAGGTACTGGCATAGGTGTTACGCCCTTTGCTTCGATTTTACAATCGATAATGCATCGCTATTGGAAGGCTCGTCACACCTGTCCCAATTGTAATTTCGAATGGGCTAGTGATATACCGAAAACAGTTATGAATCTACGTAAAGTTGATTTCTTTTGGATAAATCGGGATCAACGTTCATTTGAATGGTTTGTAAATTTACTCTCACAATTGGAAATTGAACAAGCCGAATTGGGTGGCGCTATGGAAAGGTAGGTTCATGATGAATGTAACTTTATAACTATTAAACTCTGTCATATTTTTATCTAGATTTTTagatatgcatatgtatataacaagTGCTTTACAGCGTACCGATATGAAAGCAGTTGGTCTACAATTGGCTTTGGATTTACTACACGAAAAGGTAGGTTTTTGGATGTTGTATggaaacttaaagaaaaaaaattaattaaaattgcacTTACCTTGAGTTATttgatttggaaaattttggttttatgaGGTTTTGATTGGAATGATTAAATGGAGAAATTAAGCATTTaatagtttctttttaaaatgaaatctaaAAAGAAAAGATGAATAGTTTGAAAtgttaataatgaaattataaatggacatattgttttttaattaaatggatCTAATGAACATTTTCAGTTGAACATAAACATAAGATAAATCTATTTTACATTTAGGCATTACAACTTCCCTGAACAACTGAAGAATTACTTTAGTAAAACCGACTTTAcaccagacgtcggcgctagtattgttctgacaacgaagattttcggcaaattacatgtacacaacacgatcgcatacgaacctctaaacaagagcatcaaaaatacaaatattttatttagttgcttgacagcattcaacaaggcaggttgatgtcgctttgttaaagaaattgcaaacacaatttgaaaaaaacaaaaaacaacttgcaaaagcaagagcataatttacaaaaacaacgtacactctaaataattttctagaatgcataacaataaaagtaaataagttaatcttgtttcatactttttttgtacattttaattagatatgttgtttctatttgaagaaattatcattcttaagtacattgattacacattgtttataaatatttgcattttacagtaatgcaatttaatcttcaaaattaaaaataaccaaatatttttttcagtgctatttcaatgaaaaaatgccaatagtgtgtgggtagtggtgatttttttatctgcctctctatccgccggtatatgctttacacgatcacataAGTAATatgatttgtcaaaattttctgtgtagaagagtacggatgtgATTGTCTAGGGTACACAGAGACGTTACGAGCAAAAAGCTTTTTCCccctctttcgcacaaaacgaattcaatgattttttttagctgtattttatatacctcttctcagcaaacaatttcaaaatcaaacaaatgctgattttagactttttcaaaagtcaaaagtgacatctctgtatactttgtgataTCGTGTGAAGTGCTCTTAATTCTGAGCTTTGTGGCTTGTTTTCGAAACATGACATATAggacaacaaatattttccatgATACTTTTATCAAGGTTAAAGAGGATGCTCTATTTCACTCGTTGCTAACTGGATATCATTCCCTAGAACGGTAGGAGTTTAAGCTCTGTTTCTAAACATGGGAGAGGTGCAAGTCTAAATGTATGAAATCTGGAACTCGTGTATGACATACTGTGTTAATAGTTAACACATCACGACAAGCTCAAGACAAGGCAACAGCGTAAGTTTTCGTAAACATTAGGACAGGGTACATTGACGTTAGAATGCTAGGAATGCAGATTCCTAGACAATTACTATGAACAGGGTTCCATATTAGCGTTATCCTATAATGTCTCATTAAGTTATACCCGGGATTCTTCGGTTGACCTAAATGTCAAAAAGACACCTGCGAAGTTTTTGATTGCAGCTTTGCACTCCGTATGTATACGTATATCCAGTACTCGATACATCAGCCAATTTCTCGCTCGCCACACCACCCAGCCTATTACTACTTTTGAAGCTATCTGTGTAAACATTCGTTAAAATCAGGAATCAGGTTGAAGGATTCAAAATGGTTTATTATTCGAGAATGACCAATCTTCCAACTGCTCTCCTGAAAGAAAAGATAGCTATTATTACATAGGGATATCTTGTATGGTGGAGACTTCAATTAAGAATAAGTCTTTTGTAAATCATCTATACAAAGTTTAGAGATCAGCATGCATTGGAATAACTGGTGCTCTAAGAACTAGAAGCTCTAAACAGTATACTGCACGTCCTACTTATAGATCTGCATATAATTGTCATATCTGCTGGCAGCGCAGCAATACTGAACTCATTCGGAAGTTGGAAATCAAAAACATTAGTCCGGTTAAGATTTTTAGCTTGTTACCTCCAATCTTGAACCAACCATCCGACTATATTACCTCAAACACAAACTTTgatagaatcttcaaaatcagAGTTCCTTCCAGGAGCGAGTGGTATAAAGTTAACATACCGAGACAATATACACACGGACTTTGATAGGGTCTTCAAAATCAGAGTTCCTTCCTGGTGCGAGTGGTGTAGAGGTAACCTACCGAGAGAATATACCACCagaatttttagaaatagtTCTAAAATGAACTGCGGTGTTGGTTCTGGTGTCTTCTGTGAAGAAGCTGCGGTAAGTATATCCCACCGTCTTGCCAACAACTGTAGTGTCTTTCAGGCTGACATGTTTGCGATAATATCAGCCTGTAGGGTATTACATGACCTCAATATTTGCGCCAACATAGGAATTTTTGTCGATAGTTAAGCGGCACTTCTCTCAGTAAACTCTTATACTACCACTTCTCTATTAGTTAGGCAATGCAACTGGGTAATAGGCAGACATGCAAGTCGGCTTGATCTCCCTTTCAATGATCACTGTAGCAGGAAAAAGGGAGAAACGGTCTTCCCCATCTCCACTTTGAATGTCCAGCTCTGTCCGTAAAGAGAAACCGCTTCCTTGGCAATTACAATTTCTTCATTTTTAACCTTGGTGAGATATCGGAGTCTAGTCTTAATGATAAACTCAGTTTTGttacatctgacgagtggagtggtaCGGTCAAAAGAGAGTCTCTTAGATTCTGCTTGACAATTCGCGTGCAGTAAACTACCACGTTAAACAACCAACCATAGTTAGCTATATTTTCCAGGTTAATTTACTGTCAAGAATTAGTCGAAAGGTACTTGTATTCCACTTTAGCTTGACGTCAAGGATTACTCCAAGGTTTTTCGCATGATCAGTTTTTTAAGCTTAGTTTCATTCAGCTTTGGAGAAAGaacgttttttcttttctttttctgcCACAATTCAGTCAAGAATTACTTCTAGATACCAATTTCGGTTGCAACATGTGGTCACAATGTTGACATGTTGTTTGGCCGACTATAACTAGGTTTGTTAAGGAGCTAACATCGCTCCTAAACAAAtgcaatttagatttttaacatatgtatattttttctttttatttcatttttaattactttttttatattaactccataacttttttctttttatttcattttagggCAAGCGGGATttaattactggcttaaaaacacGCACCAATGCCGGCCGACCAAATTGGGATAAAGTATTTAAACAGCTGCAGGCTCAGAAAAAGGGCAAAGTAACAGTATTCTATTGTGGTCCACCACAATTGGCTAAAACTTTACGCTATAAATGCGATGAATATGGTTTTGCATTCCGCAAagaatgtttttaaagaaaataatttatgaaaatatataataaagaaattaatttggcaAAATATTGAGGTAAAAGGgcgaaattatttttgaaaatatgttgataagttaagttttaagtttatgattctttaagtttttcaagtgtataatttattaaatttctatttatattgtattttagataataattgttgaattttgtttgttaacttgccactttgtttaaaaataataaatatatatgaaattttaggttagaaaaattaaaccaattttgttttctaaacaaacttttttaaattagggGGAAGAGGGGGCgggtcttttttataaaaaaaaaaaaataataacaactaatATACAAAAAGCTACATTTTtgtaatgtaaaaatttaaaaaaaaaattaccttaaTCATGGTTTACGTCCAACATTTCAGTTTCTTTGCCAAATGGCAAAATTTATAGTGGGTTGTATGGATTTTCTTTGTATGGTTATTATCTCATCGGTGACATTATCCACATTATAGAATTCTTTCAATTCGGCAATAGCCTGTTCTTCAATTTGTGTTAAGACCAAAGACTTGTGCTT
The window above is part of the Lucilia cuprina isolate Lc7/37 chromosome 6, ASM2204524v1, whole genome shotgun sequence genome. Proteins encoded here:
- the LOC111679468 gene encoding NADPH oxidase 5, which translates into the protein MMCLSKDFQKKFFNLFDLDGNGYLVQDRWIEHLKGRLTDDRQMDYAEQLESVAYVLCGENSKITFKNFKDIWHTRGILDKLYRLIDADGTNSISTNQIMEFISHLTNLRARTGFDKSSLARLEQLFRNTVGNEKEIRREEFKKIVISKNPFFTERVFQIFDKDNSGSISLQEFIDAINQFSGQSADDKIRFLFKVYDIDGDGLIQHKELHDVIRACMEENGMEFSEDQIEDLTTAMFEDADPHNRGEITYEALKNQLHKHGGLLENLSITIDRWLVPMAQETPVNNNKVSFWQRIPIPHQLTPAYMKNNHVFVTYLFIYIAVNVCLFVSRAIQYRASNIFVIFARACGQCLNFNCAWILVLMLRHSLTYLRSRGLSTYLPVDNHIYLHKLTGIVVSVLSLVHTIMHLFNFSLVVVNDPLINKANYTIAEWLLTDRPGLFGLVPGCANPTGIALFIILLIMFICSQPFVRRKGSFEVFYWTHLLYIPFWILVLFHGPNFWKWFFIPGIVYIIERILRYVWMRGDHGKTYISSGLLLPSKVIHLVIKRPYNFNFRPGDYVFVNIPAIANYEWHPFTISSAPEQEDYMWLHIRTVGEWTNRLYQYFEKEQQKLHNGDIIAHKQAIPTSSLLQINEANNKKPSATPQTDFLAQNLAKMQHSSSFDSSMVTKTLQQLQTTGPSRPPRHNFSPPRLATESVSARDTPDSNGINRIRSIKKSLQRTFSRKESGEEKSKQKRHSGHSNDGYVSDEYDLEGRLEQGQRQKLKKLMLNKPPLEKSASLPDMAVKTKKRERQKALYALGRSESEHSFDETRIRRAKMQNMGSAYLSPQNKSLAQSFRYMRNKPTIIAFKTPSMEENEPEFVQNETNGRNTEANTLKEAEEGTIVKEQSIININGKEDKTEFTVSKPLEDNTHTTANVNNRVGRLRRPTFLRSLSTSIKNRGSNGSMPTNGTTNSGGKVTLDAGVLEIFIDGPYGAPSSHIFMAQHAVLIGTGIGVTPFASILQSIMHRYWKARHTCPNCNFEWASDIPKTVMNLRKVDFFWINRDQRSFEWFVNLLSQLEIEQAELGGAMERFLDMHMYITSALQRTDMKAVGLQLALDLLHEKGKRDLITGLKTRTNAGRPNWDKVFKQLQAQKKGKVTVFYCGPPQLAKTLRYKCDEYGFAFRKECF